A section of the Oncorhynchus gorbuscha isolate QuinsamMale2020 ecotype Even-year linkage group LG06, OgorEven_v1.0, whole genome shotgun sequence genome encodes:
- the si:dkeyp-51f12.3 gene encoding uncharacterized protein si:dkeyp-51f12.3: MMVLQEECSVCEPSQGVTPGRHRERRRPSPQGMLLSLGPVMMVVGGFLTLQGPALWLGVLMAVTGATLTTAGLCIVMTTLQVLDVPGHFLLHPRTGTRYSPHQALAIQRRLDRIRREMSEDSVRVTPSLHLPLSPTPPPWDLEAPPSYDSVMKSRGPSDL, from the exons ATGATGGTGTTGCAGGaggagtgtagtgtgtgtgagccAAGTCAGGGAGTAACTCCAGGCAGACATAGGGAGAGAAGGAGGCCATCTCCCCAGGGCATGCTGCTATCTCTAGGCCCAGTGATGATG gTAGTAGGGGGTTTCCTGACTCTGCAAGGTCCAGCCCTCTGGCTGGGGGTGCTGATGGCTGTTACCGGAGCGACACTGACCACCGCGGGACTCTGTATTGTCATGACAACGCTACAGGTGTTGGACGTACCTGGACACTTCCTGTTACACCCCCGCACAGGAACACGCTACAGCCCACACCAGGCCCTGGCCATccagag gagGTTGGACCGGATACGTAGAGAGATGTCAGAGGACTCTGTGCGAGTGACCCCCTCTCTACACCTCCCCttgtcccccacccctcctccctgggACCTGGAGGCACCCCCCTCCTACGACTCTGTCATGAAGAGCCGAGGTCCTTCTGACCTCTGA
- the bsnd gene encoding barttin: protein MVEGKPYRYGLIAAGMCVLLVGLFVMTQERPHIYATLCSLGITMITLGTAWSLCQCYPKVVLISQSLEERGARDSMDAAAGEKNISVTLAGFHDNKVSPALSVPLVLQLHSSHSCPILHLA, encoded by the exons ATGGTGGAGGGTAAGCCGTATCGGTATGGTCTGATCGCAGCGgggatgtgtgtgttgttagtCGGTCTGTTCGTTATGACTCAGGAGCGACCTCACATCTACGCAACACTCTGCTCTCTGGGGATCACCATGATCACCCTTGGCACCGCGTGGAGCCTCTGCCAGTGCTACCCTAAG GTGGTGTTGATCTCTCAGAgcctggaggagaggggagccaGGGACAGCATGGATGCTGCTGCAGGGGAGAAAAACATCag TGTTACACTGGCTGGTTTCCATGATAACAAGGTCAGCCCtgccctgtctgtccctctggtcctccAGCTCCACTCTTCCCACAGCTGTCCTATACTACACCTGGCTTGA